One genomic window of Microbacterium testaceum StLB037 includes the following:
- a CDS encoding beta-glucoside-specific PTS transporter subunit IIABC has translation MVDHAKTAAAVVTGVGGESNITSLVHCATRLRFVLKDESKADAAALRATPGVITTAQAGGQYQVVIGNDVPDVFAAIQAQTKLGGAGSEGGDEGPKGNLFNRFIKMISAIFTPILWALAGTGLLKAFVAAAVTFGWLDATSSTYVILNALSDALINFLPMALAITAARYFKASEFTSFAIAGALVYPSIVALNGQPDITFFGIPVTMVSYVSSVIPIIVIVWLQSYAERFLLKVLPGAVKRFLTPMIVVAIAVPLVFLAIGPLSSLIGGGLASAIGWVFQTVPWLGGAIMGGLWQVFVIFGLHWGLVPLFQLELQTTGQMLLIGPVFAAVLAQAAAVAGVLVRTRNANLRSLAAPATLSGFLAGITEPAIYGINLPLKRPFAFGIVGGALGGALIAMGGVFSKAFVVPSGLALPALLGNGNMVMLGIGLAVAIIVPFLLTVIVGFKDPVDAAAPAAPTAATDTVVSSPVDGTVVALSEVPDAAFADGSLGKGVAIRPTSGAVYAPFDGTVVAAFPTGHAIGLRGVDGVELLIHVGLDTVKLGGQHFALKVQSGTEVKAGDLLLEFDGDAIAAAGYDLITPVIVTNGDLYPDVADVASGPLSHGETLFRAVSVDSLSATR, from the coding sequence ATGGTGGATCACGCGAAGACAGCGGCGGCGGTTGTGACCGGCGTCGGTGGGGAGAGCAACATCACCTCGCTCGTGCACTGCGCGACGAGGCTCCGGTTCGTCCTGAAGGACGAGAGCAAGGCGGATGCCGCCGCGCTCCGGGCCACGCCCGGCGTCATCACCACGGCGCAGGCGGGCGGCCAGTACCAGGTCGTCATCGGCAATGACGTCCCCGACGTGTTCGCCGCGATCCAGGCGCAGACGAAGCTCGGCGGCGCCGGGTCCGAGGGCGGCGACGAGGGTCCCAAGGGGAACCTCTTCAACCGCTTCATCAAGATGATCTCGGCGATCTTCACGCCGATCCTCTGGGCGCTCGCGGGCACCGGTCTGCTGAAGGCGTTCGTCGCCGCGGCCGTCACCTTCGGTTGGCTGGATGCCACGAGCTCCACCTATGTCATCCTCAACGCCCTCTCCGACGCGCTGATCAACTTCCTCCCGATGGCCCTCGCCATCACGGCCGCCCGATACTTCAAGGCGTCCGAGTTCACCTCCTTCGCGATCGCGGGTGCGCTGGTCTACCCGAGCATCGTGGCGCTCAACGGGCAGCCCGACATCACCTTCTTCGGCATCCCGGTGACGATGGTCAGCTACGTCTCGAGCGTCATCCCGATCATCGTGATCGTGTGGCTGCAGAGCTATGCCGAGCGGTTCCTGCTCAAGGTGCTGCCCGGGGCCGTGAAGCGCTTCCTCACGCCGATGATCGTCGTCGCGATCGCCGTCCCGCTCGTGTTCCTCGCGATCGGCCCACTCTCGAGCCTCATCGGCGGCGGCCTCGCGTCGGCGATCGGCTGGGTGTTCCAGACCGTGCCGTGGCTGGGTGGCGCGATCATGGGCGGTCTGTGGCAGGTCTTCGTGATCTTCGGCCTGCACTGGGGTCTCGTGCCGCTGTTCCAGCTCGAGCTGCAGACCACCGGACAGATGCTCCTCATCGGACCCGTGTTCGCCGCGGTCCTCGCCCAGGCCGCCGCGGTCGCCGGCGTGCTCGTGCGCACGCGCAACGCCAACCTGCGTTCGCTCGCTGCCCCGGCCACCCTGTCGGGCTTCCTCGCCGGCATCACCGAGCCCGCGATCTACGGCATCAACCTCCCGCTCAAGCGCCCCTTCGCCTTCGGGATCGTCGGCGGTGCGCTCGGTGGCGCGCTGATCGCGATGGGCGGAGTCTTCTCGAAGGCCTTCGTCGTGCCCTCCGGGCTGGCCCTCCCGGCCCTGCTCGGCAACGGCAACATGGTCATGCTCGGCATCGGTCTCGCGGTCGCGATCATCGTGCCGTTCCTCCTCACGGTGATCGTCGGCTTCAAGGATCCGGTCGACGCGGCCGCTCCCGCCGCTCCCACCGCGGCGACGGACACCGTGGTGTCCAGCCCGGTCGACGGCACCGTCGTCGCCCTCAGCGAGGTTCCGGATGCCGCCTTCGCCGACGGCTCGCTCGGCAAGGGCGTCGCGATCCGGCCGACGTCGGGCGCGGTCTACGCCCCCTTCGACGGCACCGTCGTCGCCGCCTTCCCCACCGGTCACGCGATCGGCCTGCGCGGGGTCGACGGCGTGGAGCTGCTGATCCACGTCGGCCTCGACACCGTCAAGCTCGGCGGTCAGCACTTCGCGCTGAAGGTGCAGTCCGGCACCGAGGTGAAGGCCGGCGACCTGCTGCTCGAGTTCGACGGCGACGCGATCGCGGCGGCCGGGTACGACCTCATCACCCCGGTCATCGTCACGAACGGCGACCTGTATCCCGACGTCGCGGACGTGGCATCCGGACCCCTCTCGCACGGCGAGACGCTGTTCCGCGCCGTGTCCGTCGACTCCCTGTCCGCCACCCGCTGA
- a CDS encoding PRD domain-containing protein, whose translation MPGAGDVSLPPGGVQKLLNNNVVVAIDADGRERVLMGRGIGFQLKHEGHVDPAKVEKTFVLEQGSDTAHAQKLLTDAPYALVQAVLHAVDQAERDLGRDLGRRLPLAVIDHVNYVVERLDQGIRIPGTSMPELRILHPDESRAAERMAASIAASLDRELPPEEGVFLTMHLLNATRDEPNGTAALLFRRVQHVVRTVETGLGVALDTESPDYARFILHVRFLLQRLVNRAMLTSGDSSFFEFAKHRYPRAFGIAESVKGYVLAATGSTLTDEEVLYLTVHVERLATSLGRPDGTGGPDAPVL comes from the coding sequence ATGCCCGGTGCCGGTGACGTCTCCCTCCCGCCCGGCGGCGTGCAGAAGCTGCTGAACAACAACGTCGTCGTGGCGATCGACGCCGACGGCCGCGAGCGCGTGCTCATGGGGCGCGGCATCGGCTTCCAGCTGAAGCACGAGGGCCACGTCGATCCGGCGAAGGTCGAGAAGACGTTCGTGCTCGAGCAGGGCAGCGACACCGCGCACGCGCAGAAGCTCCTCACCGACGCTCCCTACGCGCTGGTGCAGGCGGTCCTGCACGCCGTCGACCAGGCCGAGCGCGACCTCGGGCGCGACCTCGGCCGCCGCCTGCCGCTCGCCGTGATCGACCACGTGAACTACGTCGTCGAACGCCTCGACCAGGGCATCCGCATCCCCGGGACCTCGATGCCCGAGCTGCGGATCCTCCACCCCGACGAATCGCGCGCCGCGGAGCGCATGGCGGCCTCGATCGCGGCATCCCTCGATCGTGAGCTTCCGCCCGAGGAGGGCGTGTTCCTCACGATGCACCTGCTCAACGCCACGCGCGACGAGCCGAACGGCACCGCCGCACTCTTGTTCCGCCGCGTGCAGCACGTGGTGCGCACCGTCGAGACGGGCCTCGGCGTCGCTCTCGACACCGAGAGTCCCGACTACGCGCGGTTCATCCTGCACGTGCGGTTCCTCCTGCAGCGGCTCGTCAACCGCGCGATGCTGACCAGCGGCGACTCGTCGTTCTTCGAGTTCGCCAAGCACCGTTACCCCCGCGCCTTCGGCATCGCCGAGAGCGTGAAGGGCTACGTGCTCGCGGCGACCGGGTCGACCCTGACCGACGAGGAGGTGCTCTACCTCACGGTGCACGTCGAGCGGCTGGCGACGAGCCTGGGTCGCCCCGACGGCACTGGCGGGCCCGACGCACCGGTGCTATAG
- a CDS encoding type II toxin-antitoxin system HipA family toxin — translation MTSLDVFVDEGGTPRKVGQAYITRSRGEVSTTFVYDTVYLTGGGARIDPGLPLVSGSQHAPGLVRAFADSAPDRWGRNLIEKAERVRAREEQRAPRRMDDLDFLLGVSDDTRQGALRFRLSGTSAFLGDDAHVPPLVSLPRLLRAADDLSAGDESAEAIKQLLDTGTTGLGGARPKASVRLGNGDLAIAKFPHASDQWDVMGWEATALDLLESAGIRTPQRTLTKVGDRSVLLLRRFDRVGSERIGYISAMTAVGARDGDHRDYADVALAVRDLSTSPRRDLRELFDRVVASVVLGNTDDHLRNHGFLAERGGWALSPAFDVNPQPDADRPRSTSITGADTAPDEAEALIALAEECDLDPVSARGRMASVMHALENWRERARTNGIAGREIAMMGESIDARLRAVARVAGSSIAS, via the coding sequence ATGACGAGTCTCGACGTCTTCGTCGACGAAGGCGGCACCCCGCGAAAGGTCGGTCAGGCGTACATCACACGAAGCCGCGGCGAGGTATCGACGACGTTCGTTTACGACACCGTCTATCTCACTGGCGGCGGGGCGCGTATCGACCCGGGTCTTCCCCTCGTGTCCGGCAGTCAGCACGCGCCCGGGCTGGTGCGGGCGTTCGCCGACAGCGCTCCAGACAGGTGGGGGCGGAACCTCATCGAGAAGGCCGAGCGCGTTCGCGCACGGGAGGAGCAGCGCGCGCCCCGCCGCATGGACGATCTGGACTTCCTGCTGGGCGTCAGTGACGACACTCGCCAGGGTGCTCTGCGTTTTCGGCTATCGGGGACGAGCGCCTTCCTCGGCGACGACGCTCACGTTCCCCCGCTCGTGTCGCTCCCCCGACTCCTGCGCGCAGCCGACGACCTGTCGGCAGGCGACGAGTCCGCCGAGGCCATCAAACAGCTCCTCGACACAGGAACGACCGGCCTGGGAGGGGCCCGGCCGAAGGCCTCCGTCCGGCTGGGGAACGGCGATCTCGCCATTGCGAAGTTCCCGCACGCCAGCGACCAATGGGACGTCATGGGGTGGGAGGCGACCGCGTTGGATCTCCTCGAGTCAGCGGGGATCCGCACACCGCAGCGCACGTTGACGAAGGTAGGCGACCGCAGCGTCCTTCTGCTGCGGCGATTCGATCGCGTGGGGAGTGAGCGCATCGGTTACATCAGCGCCATGACCGCCGTCGGCGCTCGTGACGGCGACCACCGCGACTATGCCGACGTCGCGCTGGCCGTCCGCGACCTGTCGACCTCGCCGCGACGCGACCTCCGCGAGCTGTTCGATCGCGTCGTGGCGAGTGTCGTGCTGGGCAATACCGACGATCACCTCCGCAATCACGGATTTCTCGCGGAAAGAGGTGGATGGGCGCTCAGCCCGGCGTTCGACGTGAATCCGCAGCCGGACGCGGATCGCCCCCGCTCGACGTCGATCACGGGAGCGGATACCGCGCCGGACGAGGCGGAGGCGCTCATCGCCCTCGCAGAGGAGTGCGACCTCGATCCCGTTTCCGCGCGCGGGCGGATGGCATCCGTCATGCACGCACTGGAGAACTGGCGGGAGCGAGCTCGAACGAACGGTATCGCGGGCCGCGAGATCGCGATGATGGGCGAGTCGATCGATGCGCGGCTGAGAGCGGTGGCGCGCGTCGCCGGTTCGTCGATCGCCTCATAG
- a CDS encoding helix-turn-helix domain-containing protein has translation MSGYRIDHELREFGAHVRGWRMILGLTAQQVAERADITRDTLRKIETGDAGVNFRSVAQVLRALGILDQVVDAADPLASDIGRLRAGDLTKKRAR, from the coding sequence ATGAGCGGCTATCGGATCGATCACGAACTACGCGAATTCGGCGCGCACGTGCGCGGATGGCGCATGATCCTCGGGCTGACCGCCCAACAGGTGGCAGAGCGTGCCGACATCACGCGCGACACGCTTCGAAAGATCGAAACCGGCGACGCCGGGGTGAACTTCCGCAGTGTCGCGCAGGTCCTCCGTGCACTCGGCATCCTGGATCAGGTCGTGGACGCCGCCGATCCCCTGGCGAGCGACATCGGTCGTCTGCGCGCTGGCGACCTCACGAAGAAGCGCGCTCGATGA